One Amorphoplanes digitatis genomic window carries:
- the mctP gene encoding monocarboxylate uptake permease MctP yields the protein MSEHITEIVIFTVLFLLVSGMGFVAARWRAPKDMAHLDEWGLGGRSFGGWITWFLIGGDLYTAYTFVAVPALMFGAGAAGFFAVPYTIVIYPLFFLVLIRLWSVSHRHGFVTPADFVRTRFDSPTLALLIAITGIVATMPYIALQLVGIEAVLKTMGVTGDSPLARHAPIIIAFAILAAYTYQSGLRAPALIAFVKDTLIYIVIIVAILYLPYKLGGWGSIFDAADAKFQASPSPNDGIILNANNQLQYITLALGSAFALFLYPHSITGVLASKNRNVIKRNMSALPAYSLLLGLIALLGFMAISAGVKPLPGAKEGTVDSNTVVPLLFDQQFPSWFAGIAFAAIGIGALVPAAIMSIAAANLFTRNIYKEYLRKDATPAQEAGVAKITSLVVKIGAVAFIIFLDPQFSIDLQLIGGVIILQTAPAVALGLYTRWLHRGGLVAGWIAGMSMGLWMLYQVPNAATGRAHFGGSAFPLSKFGFDTPKTIYVGFIAVAVNLLVVVIVTLILRAAKTPEGVDGTEPDDYLADEGDPRLEKSRTSPDAIASST from the coding sequence ATGAGTGAGCACATCACCGAGATCGTCATCTTCACGGTGCTGTTCCTGCTGGTCAGCGGCATGGGATTCGTGGCGGCCCGATGGCGCGCCCCCAAGGACATGGCGCACCTGGACGAGTGGGGCCTCGGCGGACGCAGCTTCGGCGGCTGGATCACCTGGTTCCTGATCGGCGGCGACCTCTACACGGCGTACACGTTCGTCGCCGTGCCGGCGCTGATGTTCGGCGCCGGGGCGGCCGGCTTCTTCGCCGTGCCGTACACCATCGTGATCTACCCGCTGTTCTTCCTGGTCCTGATCCGGCTCTGGTCGGTGTCGCACCGGCACGGCTTCGTCACCCCCGCCGACTTCGTCCGGACCCGCTTCGACTCGCCGACGCTGGCGCTGCTTATCGCCATCACCGGCATCGTCGCGACAATGCCGTACATCGCGCTCCAACTGGTCGGCATCGAGGCCGTGCTCAAGACGATGGGCGTGACCGGCGACAGCCCGCTGGCCCGGCACGCGCCGATCATCATCGCGTTCGCGATCCTGGCCGCGTACACCTATCAGTCCGGGCTGCGCGCGCCGGCGCTCATCGCGTTCGTCAAGGACACGCTGATCTACATCGTCATCATCGTGGCGATCCTCTACCTGCCCTACAAGCTGGGCGGCTGGGGCTCGATCTTCGACGCCGCGGACGCGAAGTTCCAGGCGTCACCCTCGCCGAACGACGGCATCATCCTCAACGCCAACAACCAGCTGCAATACATCACCCTGGCACTGGGCTCGGCGTTCGCCCTCTTCCTGTACCCGCACAGCATCACCGGCGTGCTGGCCAGCAAGAACCGCAACGTGATCAAGCGGAACATGTCGGCGCTGCCCGCGTACAGTCTGCTGCTCGGCCTGATCGCCCTGCTCGGCTTCATGGCGATCTCGGCCGGGGTGAAGCCGCTGCCCGGCGCCAAGGAGGGCACGGTCGACAGCAACACGGTCGTGCCGCTGCTGTTCGACCAGCAGTTCCCGTCCTGGTTCGCGGGCATCGCGTTCGCGGCCATCGGCATCGGCGCGCTGGTGCCGGCGGCGATCATGTCGATCGCGGCGGCGAACCTGTTCACCCGCAACATCTACAAGGAGTACCTCCGCAAGGACGCCACCCCGGCGCAGGAGGCCGGCGTCGCGAAGATCACGTCGCTGGTCGTGAAGATCGGCGCGGTCGCGTTCATCATCTTCCTGGACCCGCAGTTCTCCATCGACCTGCAACTCATCGGCGGCGTCATCATCCTGCAAACGGCGCCGGCCGTGGCGCTCGGCCTGTACACCCGGTGGCTGCACCGGGGCGGGCTGGTCGCCGGCTGGATCGCCGGCATGAGCATGGGCCTGTGGATGCTCTACCAGGTCCCGAACGCGGCGACGGGGCGGGCGCACTTCGGCGGCTCCGCGTTCCCGCTCAGCAAGTTCGGCTTCGACACCCCGAAGACGATCTACGTCGGCTTCATCGCGGTCGCGGTCAACCTGCTGGTCGTCGTGATCGTCACCCTGATCCTGCGGGCGGCCAAGACACCCGAGGGCGTCGACGGCACGGAGCCGGACGACTACCTCGCCGACGAGGGCGACCCGCGCCTGGAGAAGTCCCGCACCAGCCCGGACGCCATCGCCTCATCCACCTGA
- a CDS encoding bifunctional RNase H/acid phosphatase, whose protein sequence is MRVVVEADGGSRGNPGPAGYGAVVLEEATGEVLLERHGSLGTQTNNVAEYQGLIAGLRAAAELGAARVDVRMDSKLVIEQMSGRWQIKNPGLRPLAAEAAKLVDGFAAVTFEWIPRERNKLADALANRAMDEAAGKPVRAESPAAASPAFEAKAPKNWAPPSLDSATRLILVRHGETALTAQGRYSGRGDVPLSEQGEAQAMAAAGRVAGISRDVAAVVSSPLRRCVRTAEFIAAELGNVTVTVLPELIECDFGDWEGLTFAEARERWPAELDRWLDSTAVAPPNGESFQAVAKRVRGALETLKSAYPSGTVVVVSHVSPIKLILRDALAAGDAFLHRLFLDAAGVSTVDMWPDGGVAVRSVNETAHLR, encoded by the coding sequence TTGCGGGTCGTGGTGGAGGCCGACGGCGGCTCGCGGGGTAACCCCGGCCCGGCCGGCTACGGTGCCGTCGTGCTCGAGGAGGCCACCGGAGAGGTGCTGCTCGAGCGGCACGGCTCGCTGGGCACCCAGACGAACAACGTCGCGGAGTACCAGGGCCTGATCGCCGGGCTGCGGGCGGCCGCCGAGCTGGGCGCCGCCCGGGTCGACGTCCGGATGGACTCGAAGCTCGTGATCGAGCAGATGTCCGGCCGCTGGCAGATCAAGAATCCCGGGCTGCGGCCGCTCGCCGCGGAGGCGGCGAAGCTCGTCGACGGCTTCGCGGCCGTGACGTTCGAATGGATACCGCGCGAGCGCAACAAGCTGGCCGACGCCCTGGCCAACCGCGCGATGGACGAGGCGGCCGGCAAGCCGGTGCGTGCCGAGTCGCCGGCCGCCGCGTCTCCGGCCTTCGAGGCGAAGGCCCCGAAGAACTGGGCGCCGCCGTCGCTCGACTCGGCCACCCGGCTCATCCTCGTGCGGCACGGCGAGACCGCGCTGACCGCGCAGGGCCGCTACTCCGGCCGCGGCGACGTCCCGCTCTCCGAGCAGGGCGAGGCGCAGGCCATGGCCGCGGCCGGGCGGGTGGCGGGCATCTCGCGCGACGTCGCGGCCGTCGTCTCGTCACCCCTGCGGAGGTGCGTGCGTACGGCGGAGTTCATCGCGGCCGAGCTGGGCAACGTGACGGTGACCGTGCTGCCGGAGCTGATCGAGTGCGACTTCGGCGACTGGGAGGGCCTGACCTTCGCCGAGGCGCGCGAGCGCTGGCCCGCCGAGCTGGACCGCTGGCTCGACTCGACCGCGGTCGCGCCGCCGAACGGCGAGTCCTTCCAGGCGGTCGCGAAGCGGGTGCGCGGCGCGCTGGAGACGCTGAAGTCGGCGTACCCGTCGGGCACGGTCGTGGTGGTTTCGCACGTCTCGCCGATCAAGTTGATCCTGCGCGACGCGCTCGCCGCCGGCGACGCCTTCCTGCACCGGCTCTTCCTGGACGCGGCCGGCGTCTCCACCGTGGACATGTGGCCGGACGGCGGCGTCGCCGTCCGATCGGTCAATGAAACGGCGCACCTGCGCTGA
- a CDS encoding sulfite exporter TauE/SafE family protein, with protein MDFAHILLLVAAGLAAGVVNAIAGGGSLITFPSLIAVGLPVVDANVTNSVAVFPGYVSSVAGSRADLAGQGRRLRAVIPASLVGSALGCALLLGTPERAFEVVVPFLVLGAAATLFFQDRLKALVGRSTSEKRGTLQVVVFVGAIYGGYFGAALGVMYVAALALVLDETLNRINALKNVLSACVGLVTVVVFAIFAPVHWSAVLTLAPATIVGGYAGARLARRLPARVLKALIVTFGTAVGLILMWRAFR; from the coding sequence ATGGATTTTGCGCACATCCTGCTGCTCGTCGCCGCCGGCCTGGCCGCCGGGGTGGTCAATGCGATCGCCGGCGGCGGGTCGCTGATCACGTTTCCGAGCCTGATCGCGGTCGGGTTGCCGGTGGTCGACGCCAACGTCACGAACTCAGTCGCGGTCTTTCCCGGGTATGTCTCCAGCGTCGCCGGGAGCCGGGCCGATCTTGCCGGGCAGGGGCGGCGGCTGCGGGCGGTCATCCCCGCGAGCCTGGTCGGGTCCGCGCTGGGGTGTGCGTTGCTGCTCGGCACGCCCGAGCGGGCCTTCGAGGTCGTCGTGCCGTTCCTCGTGCTCGGCGCGGCCGCCACGCTCTTCTTCCAGGATCGGCTCAAGGCGCTGGTCGGGCGGTCGACCTCCGAGAAGCGGGGCACGCTCCAGGTCGTCGTCTTCGTCGGCGCGATCTACGGCGGGTATTTCGGGGCCGCGCTCGGGGTCATGTACGTGGCCGCGCTCGCGCTGGTGCTCGACGAGACCCTCAACCGGATCAACGCGCTCAAGAATGTGCTCTCCGCCTGCGTCGGGCTGGTCACCGTGGTGGTTTTCGCGATCTTCGCGCCGGTGCACTGGAGCGCGGTGCTCACGCTGGCGCCGGCCACGATCGTCGGGGGGTACGCCGGTGCGCGGCTGGCGCGGCGGCTGCCGGCCCGGGTGCTGAAAGCGCTGATCGTCACGTTTGGGACGGCGGTCGGGCTCATCCTGATGTGGCGGGCATTCAGGTAG
- a CDS encoding DUF3311 domain-containing protein: MPTPRSDRSPWNWLLLVPIVIPLLTPLYNFDSPRLFGFPAFYWIQLSFILLGVATTSVVYQMTRRPAASVSEPSAPSASESSEASDE, from the coding sequence ATGCCCACACCACGCAGTGATCGCAGCCCATGGAACTGGCTGCTGCTGGTCCCGATCGTGATTCCGCTGCTCACGCCGCTGTACAACTTCGACTCACCGCGGCTGTTCGGGTTCCCGGCGTTCTACTGGATCCAGCTCTCGTTCATCCTCCTCGGCGTCGCCACGACCTCGGTCGTCTACCAGATGACCAGGCGCCCGGCCGCTTCCGTCTCGGAGCCGTCGGCTCCGTCCGCTTCGGAGTCCTCGGAGGCGTCGGATGAGTGA
- a CDS encoding glycoside hydrolase family 18 protein — protein sequence MRGFSRRLLAVGAAVLVAVTAAPATAQAHQRKQYVKVGYFTQWGIYGRDFQLAKVQQSGAAAGLTHINYAFGPVTAAGVCDSADSWADWSVPFSDANSVDGVGDVAGQPIAGNLNQLAELKAANPKLRVLISLGGWTGSAYFSDAALTDASRKKLVGSCVDLWIKGNLPGLAAGVAAGIFDGIDLDWEWPGSEGNAGNVIRPQDRQNFTLLAAEFRRQLDSLSRTTKRRYELTAFLPAAPAKIDAGFEAKKIFKYLDFGTVQGYDFHGSWESRTNQQSALRVPAGAPDNPDFSVEVAIDTWRHRGAPGGKLVLGIPYYGQGWTGATGGGNGLFATVTGGAPGRFAVGTEDYKTLKTLPAQGFKLHRDWRSGHSWLFDGTTFWTYDDPAQVLQKTAYIRGEGLGGAMMWSLDGDDERASLTRTISAGLWTPGR from the coding sequence ATGCGCGGATTCTCCCGCCGCCTGCTGGCCGTCGGCGCTGCCGTACTGGTCGCAGTCACGGCCGCACCGGCCACCGCACAGGCACATCAGAGGAAGCAGTACGTCAAGGTCGGGTACTTCACCCAGTGGGGCATCTACGGCCGCGACTTCCAGCTTGCCAAGGTCCAGCAGTCCGGCGCGGCCGCCGGGCTGACCCACATCAACTACGCGTTCGGCCCGGTGACCGCGGCCGGTGTCTGCGACTCGGCCGACTCCTGGGCCGACTGGAGCGTGCCGTTCTCGGACGCGAACAGCGTCGACGGCGTCGGCGATGTCGCCGGCCAGCCGATCGCCGGCAACCTCAACCAGCTCGCCGAGCTCAAGGCGGCGAACCCGAAGCTGCGGGTGCTGATCTCGCTCGGCGGCTGGACCGGATCGGCGTACTTCTCCGACGCGGCCCTGACCGACGCCTCGCGCAAGAAGCTCGTCGGCTCCTGCGTCGACCTGTGGATCAAGGGCAACCTGCCCGGGCTCGCCGCGGGCGTCGCCGCCGGGATCTTCGACGGCATCGACCTCGACTGGGAGTGGCCCGGCTCGGAGGGCAACGCCGGCAACGTGATCCGGCCGCAGGACCGGCAGAACTTCACCCTGCTCGCCGCGGAGTTCCGCCGGCAGCTCGACTCGCTGAGCCGCACCACCAAGCGGCGCTACGAGCTGACCGCGTTCCTGCCGGCGGCCCCCGCCAAGATCGACGCCGGCTTCGAGGCGAAGAAGATCTTCAAGTACCTCGACTTCGGCACCGTGCAGGGCTACGACTTCCACGGCTCGTGGGAGTCGCGGACCAACCAGCAGTCCGCGCTGCGGGTACCGGCCGGCGCGCCCGACAACCCTGACTTCTCCGTCGAGGTCGCGATCGACACCTGGCGCCACCGCGGCGCGCCCGGCGGCAAACTCGTCCTCGGCATCCCGTACTACGGCCAGGGCTGGACCGGCGCGACCGGCGGCGGCAACGGTCTGTTCGCGACGGTCACCGGCGGCGCGCCCGGTAGGTTCGCGGTCGGCACCGAGGACTACAAGACCCTGAAGACGCTGCCGGCGCAGGGCTTCAAGCTGCACCGCGACTGGCGCTCCGGCCACTCGTGGCTCTTCGACGGCACGACCTTCTGGACGTACGACGACCCGGCGCAGGTCCTCCAGAAGACGGCGTACATCCGGGGCGAGGGCCTCGGCGGCGCGATGATGTGGTCGCTCGACGGCGACGACGAGCGCGCCTCTCTCACCCGTACGATCTCGGCGGGTCTCTGGACCCCCGGACGCTAA
- a CDS encoding MarR family winged helix-turn-helix transcriptional regulator, with protein MADDDAALGTIETQVAMLMRLGEATRRSSPRPHRALDRAAYVILRLLQETGPQNVSAVADRLNLDGSTVTRQVGALHRDGLVARSADPDDGRGTVIAATAKGLFQVDAVSVARRELYDVVLKGWSSDERRDLAITLERLTRDMDAYLKSRGPG; from the coding sequence ATGGCCGACGACGATGCGGCGCTGGGGACTATCGAGACCCAGGTGGCCATGCTGATGCGGCTCGGTGAGGCCACTCGCCGTTCCTCGCCCCGCCCGCACCGGGCGCTGGACCGGGCCGCCTACGTCATCCTGCGGCTGTTGCAGGAGACCGGCCCGCAGAACGTCTCCGCCGTCGCCGACCGGCTCAACCTCGACGGCTCCACCGTGACCCGGCAGGTCGGTGCCCTGCACCGGGACGGGCTGGTCGCGCGCAGCGCCGATCCCGACGACGGCCGCGGCACCGTCATCGCGGCCACCGCCAAGGGCCTGTTCCAGGTCGACGCGGTCAGCGTGGCCCGACGCGAGCTGTACGACGTCGTGCTGAAGGGCTGGAGCTCGGACGAGCGCCGCGACCTCGCCATCACCCTCGAGCGGCTCACCCGCGACATGGACGCGTACCTGAAAAGCCGCGGCCCCGGATAG
- a CDS encoding PadR family transcriptional regulator, with translation MAMSSGPRMTMATQAVLRTLLEDPTRPRYGFDIAGEAGIATGSLYPILARLEHLTWLDSYWEDVADVHDGRPRRRYYRLSDTGAVAARDALDRASRRVPKSWRPAAGLA, from the coding sequence ATGGCTATGTCTAGTGGTCCACGTATGACGATGGCGACTCAGGCCGTCCTGAGGACACTGCTTGAAGACCCAACGAGACCCCGATACGGCTTCGACATCGCCGGCGAGGCTGGGATTGCGACCGGTTCGCTGTATCCGATTCTTGCCCGGCTCGAACATCTGACCTGGCTGGATTCGTATTGGGAGGACGTCGCAGACGTCCATGATGGTCGTCCCCGGCGCCGCTACTACCGACTCAGCGATACAGGCGCGGTGGCTGCGCGTGATGCCCTTGATCGAGCTAGCCGACGAGTTCCAAAGTCCTGGCGTCCGGCTGCGGGGCTGGCATG